The Sinobacterium caligoides DNA window CGCAGAAACCGAGCCAGCGGCTCGTCGACCTTGGCATAGCCACCACCGTGAAAACCATCCAACAGCTGCCAGCCTGCCAACGGCGGCTCAGCCGCCTGCGCCAAGCCCCGCTCGATATCGGCGTAAAGACCTGCATAGGCGTTGACCACCGCTATCCCTAACACCCGAGCCTTCGACGTCACTGCCGCGCTCATACCTGTCATTGTGCCCCCGGTTCCCACCGGCACCATCACCACATCGCAGTCGTCGACCTGCCCCTCAATCTCTCGCATGATATCGCCACAACCCTGAATACCCAGCGCGTTGGCACCGCCCTCTGGCACTACATAACTGTGACTGTAGCGTTGCTGTAGGTCGGCGAGAAAATCGGGCTCAGCCTTACGCCGGTAATCGCTGCGCGAGATGAATTGCAGCTGCATACCCCAGGCCTCCGCGTCCGCCAAGGTCGGGTTCAGCGTCGGTGGCGCCTCACCACGAATAATGCCGACAGTCTGCACCCCCAGGCGGCGCCCGGCGCTGGCGAGAGCATGAATATGATTAGAGTAAGCACCACCAAAACTGACAATACACTGCGCACCTTGGCGCTGTGCCGCCGCCAAGTTGTGCTTTAACTTATACCACTTGTTGCCGCTGATCTCGGCATCCAACAGGTCGAGCCGCTTGACCGAAACTCGCACCCCCTTGTCATCAAACAGGGCGGCCGACAGCGGTACAACAGGTGTGGGCGAGAACATCGCCTCGAGAGAATAAGACATAACTGGGCTACCAGGCGAATAGAGGAGTCGAAATGGTTAATACTGGCGACCGATTATACGCCCTACCGTCTTCGCCGATAAGGTATGACTACTGCAGCGATCACTCTCTCCCTCGATAAAATAGCTGGGCATGTCGACTCGCGCCACGGTACGGCCACAAACAGCTCCATCATGTGACTCGCGACAAATCGGCGCCTGAAAATGGTTTAACCAGGCACGATAACGTGTCACATCACATTCGCAGTGCGCTGCCGCGTGGCGGTCGGGAGCCTCGAGG harbors:
- a CDS encoding 1-aminocyclopropane-1-carboxylate deaminase/D-cysteine desulfhydrase — translated: MSYSLEAMFSPTPVVPLSAALFDDKGVRVSVKRLDLLDAEISGNKWYKLKHNLAAAQRQGAQCIVSFGGAYSNHIHALASAGRRLGVQTVGIIRGEAPPTLNPTLADAEAWGMQLQFISRSDYRRKAEPDFLADLQQRYSHSYVVPEGGANALGIQGCGDIMREIEGQVDDCDVVMVPVGTGGTMTGMSAAVTSKARVLGIAVVNAYAGLYADIERGLAQAAEPPLAGWQLLDGFHGGGYAKVDEPLARFLREFEQAHGIAIEPVYSGKMFKALFTLIENDFFPRGSHIVAVHSGGMQGLRGMRKKLMRWD